From the genome of Virgibacillus proomii, one region includes:
- a CDS encoding heavy metal translocating P-type ATPase, translated as MLGILLGILGKQEIKNSFLIVATVIAGIPILIKAYQALRMKVFSIELLVIIAIIGALFIQEYIESSVVAFLFLFGDYLEARTLERTRASLKKLMDMAPQEANVIRNGKTQKIPAEEVKFGERVIIHSGGKIPVDGKIVTGHASINEAAVTGESIPAAKRANDDVFSGTIVDQGYIEITAKKVGNDTTFAKIIELVEEAQESKSRTEKFLNKFSQFYTPAVVVLSILVYILIKDLHMAITFLVIACPGALVIGAPVSNVTGIGNGAKQGVLVKGGEVMDRFANVDTIVFDKTGTLTKGKPEVTAIKLWDHGLQENEFLRIIAQAETVSEHHIGQTIVKEANARNLEIHEGSANGEIIKGKGIRAKLDGMEVIIGNESLMKQEFIMLDEEMLHYKEKQEKNGNTVVFAAVNGTIAGLVSIADQIREDASFALAKMRSDGIKQIIMLTGDNKHTAALVAKKLKLDSFHAELLPEDKVNFIKQLKKADHTVAMVGDGINDAPAIAIADIGIAMGDGGTDISMETADVVLMADKLTQLSHAYALARATNRNVKQNTWLAVGTVFLLLLGVLNGSVHLASGMFIHQASVLLVILNGMRLIRFDPKTVKESMNKTTQLQ; from the coding sequence ATGCTCGGGATACTTTTAGGCATTTTGGGTAAGCAGGAGATAAAAAATAGTTTCCTAATCGTTGCCACGGTTATTGCAGGGATACCAATTCTGATAAAAGCTTACCAGGCCCTACGAATGAAGGTATTTAGTATCGAACTATTAGTCATTATTGCTATAATTGGAGCGTTATTTATTCAAGAATATATTGAATCCTCAGTCGTTGCTTTCTTGTTTTTATTTGGGGATTATTTGGAAGCACGTACACTGGAACGGACAAGAGCATCATTAAAGAAATTAATGGACATGGCGCCGCAAGAAGCTAATGTTATTCGTAATGGGAAGACACAAAAAATTCCTGCTGAAGAAGTAAAGTTTGGCGAGCGTGTCATCATTCATTCAGGTGGAAAAATTCCAGTGGACGGGAAGATAGTGACAGGGCATGCCTCCATTAATGAAGCGGCAGTTACTGGCGAATCGATTCCAGCAGCAAAGCGAGCAAATGATGATGTATTTTCTGGAACGATTGTTGATCAAGGATATATCGAAATTACTGCTAAAAAAGTTGGTAATGATACAACCTTTGCAAAAATTATTGAACTAGTGGAAGAAGCTCAAGAATCCAAATCAAGAACAGAGAAGTTTTTAAATAAATTTTCGCAATTTTATACCCCAGCAGTAGTTGTTCTATCAATACTTGTTTACATTTTGATAAAAGATCTTCATATGGCTATTACGTTTTTAGTCATTGCCTGTCCAGGTGCTCTTGTTATCGGGGCTCCAGTATCAAATGTAACTGGTATTGGAAATGGGGCGAAACAAGGTGTACTTGTTAAAGGCGGCGAAGTAATGGATCGATTTGCAAACGTGGATACGATTGTTTTTGATAAGACTGGAACATTAACAAAAGGGAAGCCGGAAGTCACTGCAATTAAATTATGGGATCACGGTTTGCAAGAAAATGAATTTCTTCGCATTATTGCACAAGCAGAAACGGTATCTGAACATCATATTGGACAAACGATTGTCAAAGAAGCAAATGCGCGAAATTTAGAGATACATGAAGGTTCGGCAAATGGAGAGATTATAAAAGGAAAGGGGATTCGCGCAAAGCTTGATGGGATGGAAGTAATTATAGGTAATGAAAGTTTAATGAAACAAGAATTCATTATGTTAGATGAAGAAATGCTTCATTATAAGGAAAAACAAGAGAAAAATGGAAATACCGTTGTTTTTGCTGCGGTAAATGGAACCATCGCTGGACTTGTGTCCATAGCAGATCAAATTAGAGAGGATGCTTCTTTCGCATTAGCAAAAATGAGAAGCGATGGGATTAAGCAGATAATTATGCTAACTGGAGATAATAAGCATACAGCTGCACTCGTAGCGAAAAAATTAAAGCTGGATAGCTTCCATGCTGAGCTATTACCTGAAGATAAGGTAAACTTTATAAAACAATTAAAGAAAGCCGACCATACTGTTGCGATGGTGGGAGATGGAATTAATGATGCACCCGCAATTGCTATAGCAGACATTGGAATAGCTATGGGAGATGGCGGAACGGATATATCTATGGAAACAGCAGATGTTGTACTCATGGCAGATAAACTAACACAGTTATCGCACGCATATGCGTTAGCAAGAGCAACAAATCGTAATGTAAAACAGAATACATGGTTGGCTGTAGGTACCGTTTTCCTATTGCTATTAGGGGTTCTGAATGGTTCTGTTCATCTAGCTTCAGGTATGTTTATTCATCAGGCAAGTGTATTATTAGTTATATTAAATGGAATGCGTCTAATTCGGTTTGACCCTAAAACAGTCAAAGAAAGTATGAACAAAACAACTCAACTACAATAA
- a CDS encoding Crp/Fnr family transcriptional regulator, translated as MASNNQENLFQNTCENGSEHYCVSIVPIFNHLEKSQMDEIMKAVHSLTYKRGEIIYHAGDKAEWLYIVNTGKIRIYRLSESGKEQLVRILQPGDFTGELAIFKDTVHEAYAEAMSPAKVCMISRTAMQNLLLKYPSISLKILEEFANRLEQSETQTTRFATEPVDTRLILFLVENMDVHNQRVELPMSYKDLASYLGTTPETVSRVLKELEMKGYIRKKSHKRIDILNVDALLLL; from the coding sequence ATGGCGTCAAATAACCAGGAAAATCTTTTTCAAAACACTTGTGAAAATGGATCGGAACACTATTGTGTATCGATCGTACCTATCTTTAATCATTTGGAGAAATCACAGATGGATGAAATTATGAAAGCTGTTCATTCACTTACTTATAAACGAGGAGAAATTATTTATCATGCGGGAGACAAGGCAGAATGGCTGTATATTGTGAATACAGGAAAAATAAGGATTTATCGTCTTTCAGAGAGTGGTAAGGAGCAGCTTGTTCGTATTTTACAACCTGGTGATTTTACAGGAGAATTAGCTATTTTTAAAGATACGGTGCATGAAGCATATGCTGAAGCAATGTCACCAGCAAAAGTTTGCATGATTAGTCGTACTGCTATGCAAAATTTATTATTAAAATATCCTTCCATCTCTTTGAAAATACTAGAGGAATTTGCTAACAGGTTGGAACAATCGGAAACACAGACCACTCGTTTTGCCACAGAGCCAGTCGATACGAGGTTGATTCTGTTTCTTGTTGAAAATATGGATGTTCATAATCAACGAGTAGAGCTACCAATGAGCTATAAAGATTTGGCTTCTTATCTGGGAACCACGCCGGAAACGGTTAGCAGAGTATTAAAGGAATTAGAAATGAAAGGTTATATTAGGAAAAAAAGCCATAAGCGAATTGATATATTAAATGTAGATGCGCTATTACTTCTTTAA
- a CDS encoding erythromycin esterase family protein produces the protein MDLQQLNEKLSIYKDVFRKKKIIFLGENGHGVSEIQKLKIKIVEHLHENFGFNKIVFESGIGEIAIANHHKHHLSTKEFLMNSLYDVWHTKELFNLFRIIQNRELAIFGIDLQFQNYYFHDYIFSIIDKYDHDLANEFSYAEKTLDTISMKIFKKKKMLLQKKRLDLIYCNVCILLRGMKKEIMLSQDISETAFTIILKAIENRLKMIELCLMNFKMYSYYRDRHMFEHLSFLVNKWPEDKFIIWAHNYHIRKNNSLSKGWLNEKSLGEFYSEKYKDSYHLGIYMEKGIIANNIGRPYKIKRHKKNSLENNLFSNSNNDIILESFESMDHQKWFNNELIEHESGADKRKLIVSEQYDGIIGIRHVTPAKYINT, from the coding sequence ATGGATCTACAACAGTTAAATGAAAAACTAAGTATTTATAAAGATGTTTTTAGAAAAAAGAAAATCATTTTTCTTGGTGAAAACGGACATGGCGTTTCTGAAATACAAAAACTAAAAATAAAAATTGTTGAACACCTGCATGAAAATTTTGGTTTTAATAAGATTGTCTTTGAGAGCGGTATTGGAGAAATTGCAATTGCAAATCATCATAAACACCATTTGTCCACCAAAGAGTTTTTAATGAATTCATTGTATGATGTGTGGCATACGAAGGAATTATTCAATTTATTTAGGATCATACAAAATAGGGAATTGGCGATTTTTGGTATAGATCTACAATTCCAAAATTATTACTTTCATGATTACATTTTTTCAATTATAGATAAGTATGATCATGATTTAGCAAATGAGTTTTCATATGCTGAGAAAACGTTAGATACCATAAGTATGAAAATTTTTAAGAAAAAGAAAATGTTGCTACAGAAGAAAAGGCTGGATTTAATTTATTGCAATGTATGTATCTTATTAAGAGGTATGAAAAAAGAAATTATGTTAAGTCAAGATATTAGTGAGACTGCCTTCACTATAATTCTAAAAGCTATAGAGAATAGGTTAAAAATGATAGAATTATGTTTAATGAATTTTAAAATGTATTCTTACTATCGAGATAGGCATATGTTTGAGCATCTTTCTTTTTTAGTAAACAAATGGCCTGAAGATAAATTTATAATTTGGGCACATAACTATCATATTAGAAAAAATAATTCATTAAGCAAGGGTTGGTTAAATGAAAAATCATTAGGTGAATTCTATTCAGAAAAGTACAAGGATAGTTATCATTTAGGCATTTACATGGAAAAAGGAATAATTGCAAACAATATAGGTAGACCCTATAAAATAAAAAGGCATAAAAAAAACAGCCTTGAAAACAATCTTTTTTCTAATAGCAATAATGATATCATATTAGAATCTTTTGAAAGCATGGATCATCAAAAGTGGTTTAATAATGAGCTGATTGAACACGAATCAGGTGCAGATAAACGTAAACTTATTGTATCTGAACAATATGATGGAATAATTGGCATTAGACACGTCACGCCAGCAAAGTATATTAATACTTAA